The following are from one region of the Rhodopirellula sp. P2 genome:
- a CDS encoding M48 family metalloprotease, translating to MLNEQGINLSFYVFLLVLVSLCCGSAPGWSEPSFRSVIASVALVAGWTILCHTAARMMVLQVRRGHMRLRDAARMLEIQLDIFRWLGLPVVLVCLGAFSLAAWTREQPVLESSMMLQSIVLLAPGITILLATWSAEHVFGARLGLTDSTLRNYFVSLWSGLRGGPVWLIIPTMMFLLLGDLVEWSQPIATGNALVIGIVVGIAVIAFLLPWVVARVIRQEPLSDEDRETISLWLERVSVRTGGWGGMRIVRWNTNGRVFNAMVAGLFRPGRLLLLSDRVLDELPRGQVLMVVMHEVAHVRRWHVPIRMAAVAPAWFVSIWVGSLFTNEAWGATVGGLAGLLLTVGTLSAVAYLTEWDADAVACKLAVKAGGQAEGMPATEAEAAGMMAAALGRVTAGHPAARRASWLHPSLAMRVKRLAKPPRIHLI from the coding sequence GTGCTCAACGAACAAGGAATCAATTTGTCGTTTTACGTCTTTCTGCTGGTTTTGGTATCGCTTTGCTGTGGGTCGGCTCCCGGTTGGTCAGAGCCTTCGTTTCGGTCGGTGATTGCCAGTGTGGCGCTGGTCGCCGGATGGACGATCCTGTGTCACACCGCGGCCCGAATGATGGTGTTGCAGGTTCGTCGCGGGCACATGCGTCTGCGTGACGCGGCTCGGATGTTGGAAATTCAGCTGGACATCTTTCGGTGGCTCGGTTTGCCAGTTGTGTTGGTTTGCCTGGGGGCTTTTTCGCTAGCGGCTTGGACGCGAGAGCAACCGGTACTGGAATCCAGCATGATGCTGCAGTCGATTGTGTTGCTGGCACCTGGAATCACGATTTTGCTGGCGACATGGTCCGCCGAACATGTCTTTGGAGCCCGGTTGGGACTCACGGATTCAACGCTTCGAAATTACTTCGTGTCGCTTTGGTCGGGGCTTCGCGGCGGTCCTGTGTGGTTGATCATCCCGACGATGATGTTTCTGTTGCTGGGCGATTTGGTGGAATGGAGCCAGCCGATCGCGACTGGGAACGCGCTCGTCATTGGGATCGTCGTGGGCATTGCGGTGATTGCGTTCCTGTTGCCGTGGGTGGTTGCCCGAGTGATTCGGCAAGAACCGTTGTCCGACGAAGATCGCGAAACAATCAGCCTGTGGTTGGAACGTGTCAGTGTGCGAACCGGCGGATGGGGTGGCATGCGGATTGTGCGTTGGAACACGAACGGCCGCGTCTTCAACGCAATGGTCGCGGGGTTGTTTCGTCCAGGCCGTTTGCTGCTGTTGTCCGATCGTGTGCTCGACGAGTTGCCTCGCGGGCAAGTGTTGATGGTGGTGATGCACGAAGTCGCTCATGTGCGTCGTTGGCATGTGCCCATCCGAATGGCCGCGGTCGCACCGGCTTGGTTCGTTTCGATCTGGGTGGGATCCTTGTTCACCAACGAAGCTTGGGGAGCAACGGTTGGCGGTCTGGCTGGATTGTTGCTGACGGTGGGGACGCTGAGTGCGGTGGCGTATCTGACAGAATGGGATGCCGACGCGGTCGCTTGCAAGTTGGCAGTCAAAGCGGGTGGCCAGGCGGAAGGCATGCCGGCTACCGAAGCGGAAGCGGCGGGAATGATGGCCGCCGCGTTGGGGCGAGTCACAGCCGGCCATCCCGCGGCCCGCCGAGCGAGTTGGTTGCATCCAAGTTTGGCCATGCGTGTCAAGCGATTGGCCAAACCACCACGCATTCACCTGATTTGA
- a CDS encoding carboxypeptidase regulatory-like domain-containing protein, producing MNLPTTMLCTGLAFLTTISIGCSDSPPEGTVEGIVTLNGKPYDDAAVMFLDATTGQAAGTDIQDGGQFALKEPVPTGTYSVYLAPRTVPMEEGSPEAVKIDESVPEKYWNEASTDIQAIVNEGENSVTIELKKS from the coding sequence ATGAACCTTCCAACCACCATGCTCTGCACCGGCCTGGCATTCCTCACAACAATTTCGATCGGGTGCAGCGATTCGCCTCCGGAAGGGACGGTCGAGGGAATCGTCACTCTCAACGGCAAACCTTACGACGACGCTGCGGTCATGTTCTTGGATGCAACGACCGGACAAGCGGCGGGAACGGACATTCAAGACGGCGGCCAATTCGCTTTGAAGGAACCAGTTCCAACCGGAACTTACAGCGTGTACCTCGCGCCGCGAACGGTTCCGATGGAAGAGGGGTCGCCAGAGGCCGTCAAAATTGATGAATCAGTTCCAGAGAAATACTGGAATGAAGCCAGCACGGATATTCAAGCAATCGTCAACGAAGGCGAAAATAGCGTGACCATCGAACTTAAAAAGTCGTAA
- a CDS encoding HU family DNA-binding protein, producing MTKKEIVRVISEELGLTQQETKEVVQRTFDSIVETLVREGRIELRNFGVFEVKPRAARKARNPKTGQQVDVPEKYVVTFKPGKVMEQRVRQLSSDNLPDTWVMPVDHVPASGSAERPNETDDPNSNRPPNSPPNSPSGSWQ from the coding sequence GTGACAAAAAAAGAAATCGTGCGCGTCATTTCCGAAGAACTCGGTCTGACTCAGCAGGAAACCAAAGAGGTCGTGCAACGGACGTTTGACTCGATCGTCGAAACCTTGGTGCGGGAAGGCCGCATTGAACTGAGGAACTTCGGCGTTTTCGAAGTCAAACCGCGAGCGGCACGAAAAGCACGCAATCCAAAGACGGGACAACAAGTCGACGTGCCCGAAAAGTACGTCGTCACGTTCAAACCCGGCAAGGTGATGGAACAACGCGTCCGGCAGCTGTCCAGCGACAACCTGCCTGACACCTGGGTCATGCCTGTGGATCACGTGCCAGCCTCCGGTTCTGCCGAGCGTCCGAACGAAACCGACGACCCGAACTCGAACCGTCCGCCAAACAGCCCCCCCAACAGCCCGTCGGGCAGTTGGCAATAG
- a CDS encoding ABC transporter permease, with protein MSDALTLDRLCVSAGKRTLLQDAHLAFPDGKITVLVGGSGAGKSVLLRVLAGILPRHGDAIQWSGDIHWRGESVDSQSMPRTGIVFQQFALFDELSPTANVQFAIDHRADLSESPQHNASDWLEFLGVPASTPVAALSGGQKQRLAIARTLASAPEIILYDEPTSGLDAATGKRVADLIRETQSRFGRTSIVVTHDYETLLPIADEVLLFDSAGKTIRRIEPKDWNHVAEQMESVALAPSQLNDVGVEPATSPVEMVRRGAERFLDSTGRSLVAAARLPWDARPVVPSLKWAGRFLAHYLRLVGGPSAWVYLIIAGLIAGFTTTYFTLRFLPFRLYTQPLLIDELLSSIGFALYRILVPVLATVLIAARCGAAVAADVGVKQYGGQVDAFRTLGIRAPAYLLIPILAAFLIATPILEWIAFTASHWISRITFNFSHPEIGVHFWQQHFFRAITPDTTGGSLITWWKGWDWVLAKNLLCGFGTAAIGYHQGITPKHSAGDVSHCITATVLWTTLYVLVVHFIVALLEF; from the coding sequence TTGTCTGACGCATTGACTCTGGATCGTTTGTGCGTGTCGGCCGGCAAACGCACGCTGCTGCAAGACGCTCATCTGGCATTTCCGGATGGCAAGATCACCGTTCTGGTCGGTGGCAGCGGTGCTGGGAAAAGCGTGCTGCTGAGAGTCCTGGCGGGCATTTTGCCTCGACACGGCGACGCGATTCAGTGGAGCGGCGACATTCACTGGCGAGGCGAGTCGGTTGATTCGCAGTCGATGCCGCGAACGGGGATTGTTTTTCAGCAGTTCGCCTTGTTCGATGAACTTTCCCCCACCGCGAATGTGCAATTCGCGATTGACCACCGTGCGGATCTCAGCGAATCGCCTCAGCACAACGCGTCGGATTGGCTGGAATTCCTTGGTGTCCCTGCATCGACACCTGTGGCGGCCCTCAGTGGTGGTCAGAAACAGCGTTTGGCGATCGCTCGGACGTTGGCATCCGCGCCTGAGATCATTCTTTACGACGAACCGACGTCCGGACTGGATGCCGCGACTGGAAAACGCGTCGCGGATTTGATCCGAGAAACGCAGTCGCGGTTTGGTCGAACCAGCATCGTTGTGACGCACGACTACGAAACGTTGCTGCCGATCGCAGACGAAGTGTTGTTGTTCGATTCTGCAGGGAAAACCATCCGCCGGATTGAGCCGAAGGACTGGAACCATGTGGCCGAGCAAATGGAGTCGGTGGCGCTGGCACCGTCACAGCTCAATGACGTTGGTGTGGAGCCTGCCACGAGTCCAGTCGAGATGGTTCGACGTGGAGCGGAACGATTCTTGGATTCGACGGGACGCAGCTTGGTCGCCGCCGCGAGGCTGCCTTGGGATGCGCGGCCGGTGGTCCCCAGCCTGAAGTGGGCGGGGCGTTTTCTCGCTCACTATTTGCGATTGGTTGGCGGTCCGTCGGCGTGGGTGTACTTGATCATCGCCGGTTTGATCGCGGGATTCACCACCACTTATTTCACGCTGCGTTTTTTGCCGTTTCGGTTGTACACCCAGCCGTTGTTGATCGATGAATTGCTCTCGTCGATTGGGTTTGCGCTGTATCGGATTTTGGTGCCGGTGTTGGCGACCGTGTTGATCGCGGCCAGGTGTGGTGCTGCGGTGGCCGCTGACGTGGGAGTCAAGCAATACGGCGGGCAGGTGGATGCGTTTCGGACGTTGGGGATTCGAGCCCCGGCGTATTTGTTGATTCCAATCTTGGCAGCCTTCCTGATTGCGACACCGATTTTGGAGTGGATCGCGTTCACTGCCTCGCACTGGATCAGCCGCATCACGTTCAACTTTTCGCATCCCGAAATTGGCGTTCATTTCTGGCAACAGCACTTCTTTCGTGCCATCACGCCCGATACGACCGGAGGATCCCTGATCACCTGGTGGAAAGGTTGGGATTGGGTGCTGGCAAAGAACTTGCTCTGTGGTTTCGGCACCGCGGCGATTGGTTACCATCAAGGGATTACCCCCAAACATTCAGCCGGTGATGTCAGTCATTGCATCACCGCAACGGTTTTGTGGACAACACTGTACGTGTTGGTCGTGCACTTCATCGTTGCGTTGCTGGAATTTTGA
- a CDS encoding adenosylmethionine--8-amino-7-oxononanoate transaminase, protein MMNHVWRPYCQMKTAPPPMKIVATEGCHLIGASGQRWIDGMASWWSACHGYNHPHVREAVTEQLTRMPHVMFGGITHDPAERLASRLTVLAPGDLNHVFFSDSGSVAVEVAMKMAIGHWRRHHRPRRTRFLAFHNAYHGDTTGAMSLCDPQRSMHARYSDAITKQFHVPLPRDESADEELNRVLAEQSDSIAGVFVEPLVQGAGGMRFHDVETLLRIRDACQRHDVLLIADEIATGFQRTGKMFAVDHTAEDEHPVVPDILCLGKALTAGTMSMAVTIARTHVFDSFYDDDPGAALMHGPTFMANPLACSAANASLDLFETTSYDIDRLESVLRDRLSVLREIDHVADVRCLGAVGVVQFRDPPKMQRVQEELVQRGVWLRPFGDCLYTTPPLCIDEDSLHQICDAMIDATHATLPSGSQLR, encoded by the coding sequence ATGATGAACCATGTGTGGCGACCCTATTGCCAGATGAAGACCGCGCCGCCGCCGATGAAGATCGTGGCGACGGAAGGTTGTCATTTGATTGGCGCCAGCGGCCAGCGGTGGATCGATGGCATGGCGTCGTGGTGGTCGGCCTGTCACGGGTACAATCACCCTCATGTTCGCGAGGCGGTGACGGAACAGTTGACTCGCATGCCGCATGTGATGTTCGGTGGGATCACGCATGACCCCGCCGAGCGATTGGCGTCGCGGTTGACCGTGTTGGCTCCGGGGGATTTGAATCATGTGTTCTTTTCCGACAGCGGATCGGTCGCCGTCGAAGTCGCGATGAAGATGGCGATTGGGCATTGGCGTCGCCACCATCGTCCCCGTCGCACTCGGTTCTTGGCGTTCCACAATGCGTACCATGGTGACACCACCGGTGCGATGTCATTGTGTGATCCGCAGCGAAGCATGCACGCTCGCTACAGCGACGCGATCACCAAGCAATTCCATGTGCCGCTTCCGCGAGATGAATCGGCGGACGAGGAGTTGAATCGTGTGCTCGCGGAACAGAGCGATTCCATTGCGGGCGTGTTCGTCGAACCGTTGGTGCAGGGAGCCGGCGGGATGCGATTTCACGATGTGGAGACGCTGCTTCGAATTCGCGATGCCTGTCAGCGTCACGATGTGCTGTTGATCGCCGACGAGATCGCGACCGGGTTCCAACGAACCGGCAAAATGTTCGCGGTGGACCACACCGCGGAGGACGAGCATCCGGTGGTGCCGGACATTCTGTGCTTAGGCAAAGCGCTGACAGCCGGCACGATGTCGATGGCTGTCACGATCGCCCGAACCCATGTGTTTGATTCGTTCTACGATGACGATCCTGGTGCGGCATTGATGCACGGGCCGACCTTCATGGCCAATCCGCTGGCCTGCTCTGCCGCGAATGCTTCGTTGGATCTGTTTGAGACGACTTCGTATGACATCGATCGCTTGGAATCAGTCCTTCGAGATCGATTGTCTGTGTTGCGAGAGATCGACCATGTGGCCGACGTTCGATGTTTGGGCGCGGTCGGCGTGGTCCAGTTTCGCGACCCACCGAAGATGCAGCGTGTGCAAGAGGAGTTGGTTCAGCGTGGCGTTTGGTTGCGTCCATTTGGCGACTGTTTGTACACGACACCGCCGCTGTGCATCGACGAGGATTCATTGCACCAAATTTGTGATGCCATGATTGACGCGACACACGCGACGTTGCCTTCGGGCAGTCAATTGCGATAA
- a CDS encoding YkgJ family cysteine cluster protein has translation MAKRPADPRPQTNSAPWYADGLRFECTQCGECCSGEPGYVFVDENEIEGLAKEMKLDRDAFELKFLRRVGNQFSLIEYPDGDCIFLDPKSRRCMVYKARPIQCRTWPFWDSTLAGPSDWEETCQVCPGAGKGKLYNFDEIEIRRKEKSV, from the coding sequence GTGGCCAAACGTCCTGCTGATCCTCGTCCTCAGACCAATTCCGCTCCCTGGTACGCCGACGGATTGCGTTTCGAATGCACTCAGTGCGGCGAGTGCTGCAGCGGTGAACCCGGCTATGTCTTCGTCGACGAAAACGAAATCGAAGGCCTGGCCAAAGAAATGAAGCTCGACCGCGACGCGTTTGAGCTGAAGTTCCTGCGACGCGTTGGCAACCAATTCAGCTTGATTGAATACCCCGATGGCGACTGCATTTTCCTGGACCCAAAGTCGCGGCGGTGTATGGTTTACAAAGCTCGCCCCATTCAGTGCCGGACATGGCCCTTCTGGGACAGCACGCTCGCCGGCCCCTCCGATTGGGAGGAAACCTGCCAGGTCTGTCCGGGGGCGGGAAAAGGCAAACTGTACAATTTCGACGAAATCGAGATTCGCCGGAAAGAAAAGTCAGTTTGA
- a CDS encoding toprim domain-containing protein has protein sequence MSGPYFAPYGKAPVHYPIDDPVRTGVTPDQTELLIVEGDSAARSVNQVRDPTRQSILALQGKPMNVAKATPTVALRNEVLTRFASTVLDRQISAGEDWIGALRSAETCRYARLVVLMDPDADGIHCGVLVLGFLLRYAPKMFDEQRVSVVRPPMFLFRIRGSDSGDAAGQDRTLVASNPDHAQRMEAKLAAAGVFDYERFRHRGLGSIPPEVLRACCVDPGTRAADQMSREEAAAAVRLFSGG, from the coding sequence GTGAGCGGACCGTACTTTGCCCCCTACGGCAAAGCCCCGGTGCACTATCCAATCGACGATCCTGTGCGGACGGGAGTCACACCGGACCAAACGGAGTTGCTGATTGTCGAAGGTGACAGCGCGGCGAGATCGGTCAACCAAGTTCGTGATCCAACCCGGCAATCGATCTTGGCGTTGCAAGGCAAGCCCATGAACGTTGCCAAAGCCACGCCGACGGTCGCACTCCGCAACGAGGTTTTGACGCGTTTCGCGTCGACCGTGTTGGACCGACAAATTTCAGCGGGCGAAGATTGGATCGGGGCATTGCGATCGGCTGAGACTTGCCGCTACGCGAGGTTGGTGGTGCTGATGGATCCCGATGCCGATGGCATTCATTGCGGCGTCTTGGTGCTGGGGTTCTTGCTTCGGTACGCCCCCAAGATGTTCGACGAACAGCGAGTCAGTGTGGTTCGTCCGCCGATGTTCTTGTTTCGGATCCGCGGAAGCGATTCGGGAGACGCGGCCGGGCAGGATCGAACCTTGGTGGCTTCCAACCCGGACCACGCTCAGCGGATGGAGGCCAAGTTGGCGGCAGCGGGTGTGTTCGACTACGAGCGATTTCGGCACCGAGGATTGGGCAGCATTCCACCGGAAGTCTTGCGAGCCTGTTGCGTGGATCCTGGTACCCGCGCGGCGGATCAGATGAGCCGAGAGGAAGCCGCTGCTGCGGTGCGCTTATTCAGCGGAGGATGA
- a CDS encoding DUF1559 domain-containing protein, which yields MSQKKLKRSGFTLVELLVVIAIIGVLVGLLLPAVQSAREAARRMSCSNNMKQLGLAMHNYHDTMSTFPLGSYNLREAWPASGSNWRALLLPFIEQGNIHEKLEFSYSSHFMAGGAAGADALKGNEVLKYLAVPTYACPSSAIEMFENAPVSNNSEGAMNVQYVGIQGAARPVPGGDPNKGTADLGHGWSSNNGMLFPNGKIKMRDVVDGTTNAIMIAEQSGWVDGVNRTSNYYGGWMGSRHPRPVNGSSSWDLWQTGTTCVRFAPNSQIVQTGATDRMYRNNTVINSMHTGGINVVMGDASVQFITDSIDFMLLKQLCCRYDGEITTLPQ from the coding sequence ATGAGTCAGAAGAAATTGAAACGCTCTGGATTCACTTTGGTCGAGTTGCTGGTTGTCATTGCCATCATTGGAGTCTTGGTCGGGCTGTTGCTGCCAGCGGTCCAATCAGCCCGAGAAGCAGCCCGACGGATGAGTTGTTCCAACAACATGAAGCAACTCGGTCTTGCGATGCACAACTATCACGACACCATGTCCACTTTCCCTCTGGGTTCCTACAACCTTCGAGAAGCCTGGCCCGCCAGCGGATCCAATTGGCGAGCATTGCTGTTGCCTTTCATTGAACAAGGGAACATTCACGAGAAGCTCGAATTCAGCTACTCGTCCCACTTCATGGCCGGGGGTGCGGCGGGTGCCGACGCGTTGAAGGGCAATGAAGTTCTCAAGTATCTCGCCGTCCCAACCTACGCTTGCCCGTCCTCTGCGATCGAGATGTTTGAGAACGCTCCGGTCTCCAACAACTCCGAAGGAGCTATGAACGTCCAATATGTTGGAATCCAAGGCGCCGCTCGACCAGTTCCTGGTGGTGATCCCAACAAAGGGACCGCAGACCTTGGTCACGGCTGGTCCTCCAACAACGGGATGCTGTTCCCCAACGGAAAAATCAAGATGCGAGATGTCGTCGATGGAACCACCAATGCGATCATGATCGCGGAACAGTCAGGCTGGGTCGATGGAGTCAACCGAACCTCCAACTATTACGGTGGATGGATGGGTTCACGGCACCCGCGTCCCGTGAATGGATCCAGCAGCTGGGACCTCTGGCAAACCGGGACCACCTGCGTCCGATTCGCTCCGAACTCCCAGATCGTGCAAACTGGGGCCACTGATCGAATGTACCGCAACAACACCGTGATCAATTCCATGCACACCGGTGGCATCAACGTGGTCATGGGCGACGCCAGCGTTCAGTTCATCACGGATTCAATTGACTTCATGCTGCTGAAGCAACTGTGCTGCCGCTACGACGGTGAAATCACCACGCTTCCGCAGTGA
- a CDS encoding alpha/beta hydrolase: protein MPNEPAADSDQSNPANRDLDQRSSASADASTKAKPTVRRRILRTSALLAVIYVMVCLGLVVMETRLLFPGAYFDTGILMDPNRFTPDRPTPGVVETMTYPAVDGADLEGRLLIRDSADDVILFLHGNGIHADEMDDWTRRLSDSWNATVLTAEYRGFQGDGFTPSETSTIEDAVSAIDALSDTTGTPVSEIIVYGRSLGGGIACGLVAALHDRGESIDALLLDRTFDSAASVGADRFFFLPVRWLMKNQYDSVQALQNYDGVLVQIHGSPDRIVPRKNGRALYDSLTLQHSDWIELPDMFHNDRLPTRVLDQSGRKLKALREQAFPENKSPASDSVEAPTAASSSAE from the coding sequence ATGCCGAACGAACCAGCCGCAGATTCCGATCAATCCAACCCCGCGAATCGCGATCTTGATCAGAGGAGCTCCGCCAGTGCCGATGCCAGCACCAAAGCCAAGCCAACGGTCAGACGCCGCATTCTGCGAACCTCTGCTTTGCTGGCGGTCATCTACGTCATGGTTTGCCTGGGATTGGTGGTCATGGAAACGCGTTTGCTGTTCCCAGGTGCCTACTTCGACACCGGCATTCTGATGGACCCGAATCGCTTCACCCCCGATCGCCCAACACCCGGCGTCGTGGAAACGATGACCTACCCGGCAGTCGATGGAGCGGACCTGGAGGGCCGATTGCTGATTCGCGACTCAGCGGACGATGTGATCCTCTTCCTACACGGCAATGGCATTCACGCGGACGAGATGGATGACTGGACTCGCCGGCTTTCCGACAGCTGGAACGCGACGGTTCTGACCGCCGAGTACCGAGGCTTCCAAGGCGACGGGTTCACACCCAGCGAAACGAGCACGATCGAAGACGCGGTGAGCGCCATCGATGCCCTCTCCGACACCACCGGCACCCCCGTGTCGGAAATCATCGTCTACGGCCGATCACTTGGCGGCGGCATCGCCTGTGGATTGGTCGCTGCCCTGCACGACCGAGGCGAGTCGATCGACGCGTTGTTGCTGGACCGAACCTTTGACAGCGCTGCCAGCGTCGGTGCGGATCGTTTCTTTTTCCTGCCAGTACGCTGGCTGATGAAGAACCAATATGACAGCGTCCAGGCCCTGCAAAACTACGACGGGGTGTTGGTCCAAATTCATGGCTCACCGGACCGCATTGTGCCACGCAAAAACGGACGGGCCCTCTACGATTCACTGACACTCCAACACAGCGATTGGATCGAACTGCCCGACATGTTCCACAATGACCGTTTGCCCACACGAGTGCTGGACCAATCCGGTCGAAAACTGAAAGCCCTTCGCGAACAAGCCTTCCCTGAAAACAAATCTCCTGCCAGCGACTCAGTGGAAGCCCCCACCGCCGCCTCATCCTCCGCTGAATAA
- a CDS encoding serine/threonine-protein kinase translates to MSNESTIILAGTDNDIPSPPPLGLKRYTGLREMARGATAVLQAGVDSVIGRTVAIKKLLPEIRTDRYERRRLLREARVTAQLQHPNTVPVYEIGDDDIEGVYFTMKRISGENLFESLKRIARKDEHAVAAFPLQRRLEIVADACQALAYAHARGVIHRDVKPENIWVGNFGEVILLDWGVAKVWGHSDDAQVLHRQQMQPDHETKTETQLQTLTGGGQRPGTPLYMSPEQVNGNRGIDERTDIFSAGVVLYESLAIREPFRGRTIDETFDNIKHADVPPPSEKSPQYGIPKEVDAVVMKAIAKRPADRYQSMRELIADIRALTVAVP, encoded by the coding sequence ATGAGCAATGAATCAACCATCATTCTGGCTGGTACCGACAACGACATCCCGTCGCCTCCGCCCCTGGGGCTGAAGCGATACACCGGACTTCGTGAGATGGCGCGTGGCGCCACGGCGGTTTTGCAGGCCGGGGTCGATTCGGTCATTGGCCGGACGGTGGCAATCAAGAAGCTGTTGCCGGAGATTCGGACGGATCGCTACGAGCGTCGGCGGTTGCTGCGTGAGGCTCGTGTCACGGCTCAATTGCAGCACCCCAACACGGTTCCGGTTTACGAGATTGGGGATGATGATATTGAAGGCGTTTACTTCACGATGAAGCGGATCTCGGGAGAGAATCTGTTTGAATCGTTGAAACGAATCGCTCGCAAGGATGAACACGCCGTTGCTGCATTCCCGCTGCAACGCCGTTTGGAAATTGTCGCGGATGCTTGTCAGGCACTGGCCTACGCTCACGCTCGTGGGGTGATTCACCGCGACGTCAAACCTGAAAACATTTGGGTGGGCAACTTTGGCGAAGTCATCTTGCTGGATTGGGGCGTGGCCAAGGTGTGGGGGCACTCCGATGACGCTCAGGTACTGCATCGTCAACAAATGCAGCCCGATCACGAGACCAAGACCGAAACCCAGCTTCAGACCTTGACCGGTGGCGGCCAACGCCCCGGCACGCCGCTGTACATGTCGCCCGAGCAAGTCAACGGGAACCGTGGCATCGATGAACGAACGGATATCTTCAGCGCTGGTGTGGTGTTGTATGAGTCGTTGGCGATTCGAGAGCCCTTCCGTGGTCGAACGATTGACGAAACGTTCGACAACATCAAGCATGCGGATGTCCCGCCACCGAGCGAAAAGTCGCCACAGTACGGGATTCCAAAAGAAGTCGACGCGGTGGTCATGAAGGCAATCGCGAAACGCCCCGCCGATCGTTACCAATCCATGCGTGAATTGATCGCGGACATCCGAGCGTTGACCGTCGCGGTGCCGTGA